A window from Malania oleifera isolate guangnan ecotype guangnan chromosome 7, ASM2987363v1, whole genome shotgun sequence encodes these proteins:
- the LOC131159654 gene encoding exocyst complex component EXO70H1-like has translation MPRKGMRSLFFSAKSSPTTAAAALGTASWSLSSFPSTPRRAFSVIDQIIEAAQAMVTKWNPDTSTYMKVTSLFHENRREAKEFLKCVTDLQKAMHLVASDNTSSDRLVRAQGLMQVAMKRLQKEFYQILSMNRAHLDPESVSARSSRVSTQSSTSDCDEDVGTEDEIRAAGDSISEVEQVSANAMADLRSIAECMMAAGYGKECVHIYKTIRKSIVDEGIYRLGVEKLTSSQVHKMDWEVLELRLKSWLDAMKIAVKTLFTGERILCDHIFAASDYIRESCFTEISKEGAMTLFRFPEIVTKSKKSPERVFRMLDLYAAIAEHWTEIESIFSFESTSAIQSQALKSLQRLGEAVRTMLSDFESAINKDSSKTLVANGGVHPLTVNAMNYLSLLADYSSVITDIVADWSPPAKSQLPNTYSESSDSDDAPAPVISLRLAWLVLALLCKLDGKAKHYKDVSLSYLFLANNLQHVVFVVRTSNLRYLLSDKWTAKQEARIQQFTTNYERSGWSQVFSSLPEEATAALSPDRAKACFKKFNCEFEHAYRKQSLCVVPDSKLRDEIKDSIARKIVPAYRAFYDTHRITLGTKRDLECVVRYTPDELENYLSDLFFGMDDPACASSPSSSPSHGRNSWSR, from the coding sequence ATGCCCAGAAAAGGCATGAGGAGCCTCTTCTTCTCCGCCAAATCGTCCCCAACGACGGCGGCCGCAGCGTTGGGGACGGCCTCCTGGTCGTTGTCGTCCTTTCCCTCCACCCCGCGCCGCGCTTTCTCCGTAATCGATCAAATCATTGAGGCCGCTCAGGCCATGGTAACCAAGTGGAACCCTGACACCTCCACCTACATGAAGGTCACTTCGCTCTTCCATGAAAACCGCCGCGAAGCCAAGGAATTCCTCAAATGCGTCACTGACTTGCAGAAAGCGATGCATCTGGTGGCCTCCGACAACACCTCCTCTGATCGACTCGTTCGCGCCCAGGGATTGATGCAAGTAGCGATGAAGCGACTGCAGAAGGAGTTTTACCAGATTCTGTCCATGAACCGGGCCCATCTGGACCCTGAATCCGTGTCGGCACGATCCTCGCGCGTGTCCACGCAATCAAGCACGTCAGATTGCGATGAGGACGTCGGGACGGAGGACGAGATTCGCGCCGCAGGAGATTCCATCTCGGAGGTGGAGCAGGTCTCTGCCAATGCCATGGCGGACCTGAGGTCAATCGCGGAGTGTATGATGGCGGCTGGGTACGGAAAAGAGTGCGTTCACATTTACAAGACTATTCGGAAGTCCATCGTCGATGAAGGTATTTATCGTCTCGGCGTTGAGAAATTGACTTCGTCGCAAGTTCACAAGATGGATTGGGAGGTGTTGGAGCTGAGGCTCAAGAGCTGGTTGGATGCCATGAAGATCGCCGTGAAGACTCTGTTCACTGGAGAGAGAATCCTCTGTGATCATATCTTCGCGGCCTCCGACTACATCAGGGAGTCCTGCTTTACTGAAATTTCCAAGGAAGGAGCCATGACTCTGTTCAGATTCCCCGAAATCGTCACCAAAAGCAAGAAATCGCCGGAAAGAGTGTTTCGGATGCTTGACCTCTACGCTGCGATTGCCGAACACTGGACGGAGATAGAGTCGATCTTTTCTTTCGAATCAACCTCAGCGATCCAATCGCAGGCGCTCAAGTCGCTCCAGAGACTCGGCGAAGCAGTGCGCACAATGCTTTCCGATTTCGAGTCTGCTATTAACAAAGATTCCTCGAAAACACTTGTCGCCAACGGTGGAGTACATCCTCTGACTGTCAACGCGATGAATTACCTCTCTCTTCTAGCCGACTACAGCAGCGTCATCACTGACATAGTCGCCGACTGGTCGCCTCCGGCGAAGTCTCAACTACCAAACACTTACTCCGAGTCTTCAGACTCGGACGACGCGCCGGCACCAGTGATCTCCCTCCGATTGGCTTGGCTCGTTCTCGCGCTCCTCTGCAAGCTCGACGGCAAAGCGAAGCACTACAAAGACGTCTCCTTATCGTATCTCTTCTTGGCGAATAATCTCCAGCACGTCGTCTTCGTTGTCCGCACGTCGAATCTCCGGTACCTCCTCAGCGACAAGTGGACGGCAAAGCAGGAAGCCAGAATCCAGCAATTTACCACCAACTACGAACGGTCAGGATGGAGCCAAGTTTTTTCCTCGTTGCCGGAGGAAGCAACGGCGGCACTCTCGCCCGATCGAGCCAAAGCCTGCTTCAAGAAATTCAACTGCGAGTTCGAGCATGCGTATCGGAAACAATCGTTGTGCGTTGTACCGGATTCCAAACTCCGAGACGAGATAAAGGACTCTATCGCGAGAAAAATTGTCCCGGCATATCGGGCGTTCTACGACACACACAGGATTACGCTGGGAACCAAGAGGGATTTGGAGTGCGTGGTCCGGTATACCCCTGACGAACTGGAGAATTACTTGTCGGATCTATTTTTCGGAATGGACGATCCGGCGTGTGCGTCGTCGCCTTCTTCGTCGCCGTCGCATGGACGGAATTCGTGGTCCCGGTGA